In the genome of Bremerella sp. JC817, one region contains:
- the rimO gene encoding 30S ribosomal protein S12 methylthiotransferase RimO, protein MTSLPIIDPNTPAPSVAETSGSGEARGKYSFISLGCPKNLVDSERMLGLLDKDGYQLTQETEGSDFVVINTCGFIERARDESFAAIHEMLELKRQGKIKGVIVSGCLAERQKEALLETCPEIDQVVGVFGREEITKVADRLLGKLEEQRTVFKPAPVRALNDRERLRITPRHFSYLKISEGCDRLCTFCAIPKMRGKHATKPMEEVIAEAHELSADGVRELIIVAQDTTYYGMDLYGETRLAELLTQLNQVDGIDWIRLMYFYPMYITKPLLQTIADSEKIVPYVDIPLQHINDTMLRRMARRVTKSQTEDMVGQMRDIIPDLNIRTTFITGFPGETDEQFLELADFIEAQRFERVGVFTYSKEEDTPAVKLSDHIPEELMEQRREHLMAIQQEVVFDHNEAKVGQTLDVIIDQPVPGEKTAWIGRTKADAPDVDCVTYVTGKGLKPGDIVPTEIVMYKDYDLVGVAKDAAK, encoded by the coding sequence ATGACCAGTCTTCCCATTATCGATCCGAATACGCCTGCTCCTTCCGTCGCCGAAACTAGTGGCAGCGGCGAAGCCCGTGGAAAGTATTCGTTCATCAGTCTCGGCTGTCCCAAGAACCTGGTCGACAGCGAACGGATGTTGGGGCTGTTGGACAAAGATGGCTATCAATTGACCCAGGAGACCGAAGGCTCGGACTTCGTGGTGATCAACACGTGCGGTTTCATCGAGCGTGCTCGTGACGAGTCGTTCGCCGCGATCCACGAGATGCTCGAGCTGAAGCGTCAGGGCAAGATCAAAGGGGTGATCGTCTCCGGCTGTCTGGCCGAGCGTCAGAAAGAAGCCTTGCTGGAAACCTGCCCTGAGATCGACCAGGTGGTCGGCGTGTTCGGGCGGGAAGAGATCACCAAGGTCGCCGATCGCCTGCTGGGCAAGCTGGAAGAACAACGCACCGTCTTCAAGCCAGCTCCGGTCCGAGCGTTGAACGACCGTGAACGTCTGCGTATCACGCCGCGACACTTCTCGTACCTAAAGATCTCGGAAGGTTGCGATCGCCTGTGCACCTTCTGTGCGATCCCGAAGATGCGCGGCAAGCACGCCACCAAGCCAATGGAAGAAGTGATCGCCGAGGCGCACGAACTTTCGGCCGACGGCGTTCGCGAACTGATCATCGTCGCCCAGGATACCACCTATTACGGCATGGACCTGTATGGCGAGACCCGCCTGGCCGAGCTGCTGACGCAATTGAATCAGGTCGACGGCATCGACTGGATTCGCCTGATGTACTTCTATCCGATGTACATCACCAAGCCACTGCTGCAGACCATCGCCGATAGCGAAAAGATCGTCCCTTACGTCGACATCCCATTGCAGCACATCAACGACACCATGCTTCGCCGCATGGCTCGTCGTGTGACCAAGAGCCAGACCGAAGACATGGTCGGCCAGATGCGCGACATTATTCCGGACTTGAACATCCGTACGACATTCATCACTGGCTTCCCAGGCGAAACCGACGAACAGTTCCTGGAACTGGCCGATTTCATCGAAGCCCAGCGTTTCGAGCGCGTCGGTGTGTTTACCTACTCGAAGGAAGAAGATACCCCAGCGGTCAAGCTGAGCGATCACATTCCAGAAGAGCTGATGGAACAGCGTCGCGAACACCTGATGGCCATCCAGCAGGAAGTGGTCTTCGACCATAACGAAGCGAAGGTTGGTCAGACGCTGGATGTCATCATCGACCAGCCGGTCCCCGGCGAAAAGACTGCCTGGATCGGCCGCACCAAGGCCGACGCTCCTGACGTCGACTGCGTGACCTACGTCACCGGCAAAGGATTGAAGCCAGGGGATATCGTTCCGACCGAGATTGTGATGTACAAAGATTACGATCTGGTCGGCGTGGCGAAAGACGCCGCCAAATAG
- the pgsA gene encoding CDP-diacylglycerol--glycerol-3-phosphate 3-phosphatidyltransferase — MSDKPIPSNVIVNVPNTLTAIRFVLSIVGFVLLPLHLVWGALAIFIIAVSTDWIDGYWARKYNQVTQFGRIFDPFVDKIIICGTFVFLVALPGSGIAAWVAVVVMGREMLVTVIRSFVEQHGGDFSANWPGKWKMVLQCAAAILSMLALELSDGTAVTTWYGLSNFHSPTLVNAIGSDAFVAYLFNLNLWGMVGLTLASGWIYVVDAMRMIRSGQLTSK, encoded by the coding sequence ATGTCTGACAAGCCGATCCCATCCAACGTGATTGTCAACGTTCCCAATACGCTGACAGCGATCCGTTTTGTGCTTTCCATCGTGGGATTCGTGCTATTGCCACTGCACCTGGTATGGGGCGCCCTGGCGATCTTTATCATTGCGGTCTCGACCGACTGGATCGATGGTTACTGGGCACGCAAATACAACCAGGTGACTCAGTTCGGCCGCATCTTCGATCCATTCGTCGACAAGATCATCATCTGCGGCACGTTTGTCTTTCTGGTCGCTCTGCCGGGATCCGGGATCGCGGCCTGGGTGGCCGTGGTGGTGATGGGCCGCGAGATGCTGGTCACCGTGATTCGCAGCTTTGTCGAACAACATGGCGGCGACTTCTCGGCCAATTGGCCTGGCAAATGGAAGATGGTTTTGCAGTGCGCCGCCGCAATTCTTTCGATGTTGGCCCTCGAACTTAGCGACGGCACCGCGGTCACCACCTGGTATGGCCTGTCGAACTTCCACTCGCCGACACTGGTCAACGCGATCGGCAGCGATGCGTTTGTCGCCTACTTGTTCAATCTGAACTTGTGGGGCATGGTGGGACTTACCTTGGCATCTGGTTGGATCTATGTCGTCGATGCCATGCGGATGATCCGTTCCGGACAGCTCACCTCGAAATAA
- a CDS encoding CPBP family intramembrane glutamic endopeptidase, with translation MQSLVGLAILLYAATLIAACVGLWIFIFKRFREGTPVLEARPAPPANWGLVDVLGGAIGVIFLIIVFSAIAVGPRSSSSELTIEQQSGMMWAQMFAQSLVCLIILGLIFLRGGRNQIFGDSPSTFLNDVKIGIAAFGALCVPVLVLQMILALLVPYEHQLIDMMLTNPTSNIIIPVVFSAVIIAPLTEEFAFRLVLQGWLEDVLSGRLHNGVEILLGRIVGLDLNRSETFEVASEPLVKSLPASDVEESANPYQSPLPETVAAEVPVNGNEARPQLMAVPILVSSLLFAGLHLGQGAAPIPLFVLALGLGYVYQKTRTLTPSLVVHMLLNGQSMLLLLLQLIFGDGLTEPPV, from the coding sequence ATGCAATCGCTTGTTGGACTCGCCATACTACTGTACGCCGCGACCTTGATTGCCGCGTGCGTCGGTTTGTGGATCTTCATCTTCAAGCGATTCCGCGAAGGGACGCCGGTCCTCGAGGCCCGTCCCGCTCCGCCAGCCAATTGGGGCCTGGTCGATGTGCTGGGTGGAGCGATCGGCGTAATCTTCTTGATCATTGTTTTCTCGGCAATTGCCGTTGGACCACGATCTTCCTCCTCGGAACTCACCATCGAGCAGCAAAGCGGAATGATGTGGGCGCAGATGTTCGCCCAGTCGCTGGTCTGCTTGATCATCCTGGGGCTGATCTTCCTGCGAGGTGGCAGGAATCAGATCTTCGGCGACTCGCCAAGCACCTTTTTGAACGACGTGAAGATCGGTATCGCCGCGTTCGGTGCGTTGTGCGTTCCGGTGCTCGTTTTACAGATGATCCTGGCGCTGCTCGTCCCGTACGAGCACCAGTTGATCGATATGATGCTGACCAACCCGACGTCGAACATCATCATCCCGGTGGTATTCTCGGCGGTGATCATCGCCCCGCTGACCGAAGAGTTCGCTTTTCGGCTGGTGCTGCAAGGCTGGCTGGAAGATGTCCTCTCCGGTCGACTGCATAACGGAGTCGAGATCTTGCTGGGACGGATCGTGGGGCTAGACCTCAATCGTTCCGAGACCTTCGAGGTGGCCAGCGAGCCTCTCGTCAAATCGCTGCCAGCTTCCGACGTGGAAGAGAGCGCCAACCCATATCAATCCCCGCTGCCTGAGACCGTCGCCGCGGAGGTTCCCGTGAACGGAAACGAGGCCCGTCCGCAGTTGATGGCCGTGCCGATCCTGGTCAGCTCGTTGCTGTTTGCCGGGCTGCACTTGGGGCAAGGGGCCGCGCCGATTCCGCTGTTCGTGCTGGCGTTGGGTCTGGGCTACGTCTATCAGAAAACACGCACGCTGACCCCAAGCCTGGTGGTGCATATGCTGCTCAACGGGCAATCGATGTTGCTGCTTTTGCTGCAACTGATCTTTGGCGATGGGCTGACCGAGCCGCCGGTTTAA
- a CDS encoding Gfo/Idh/MocA family oxidoreductase encodes MAFGFGIIGTGMIAEFHAKAIADIPDAKLVGCFNRTAEKAQAFAEKHGITAYEDLDAMLANPDIHVVTIGTASGAHMEPAVAAAKAGKHVIIEKPLDVTLARCDAIIQACQENNVKLATIFPSRFHGPATEMKKAIEEGRFGTLSLGDAYVKWFRTQAYYDSGAWRGTWQLDGGGALMNQAIHSVDLLCWLMGDVESITANCSLIGHERIEVEDVAVASLKFKNGALGTIEASTAVFPGYLKRIEIHGTQGTAVMEEEDIKTWDFAEPTAEDEAIKARLAGKTETGGGAADPKAIGHHGHRAQFEDLLAAVKEDREPAINGPEGRRSVEVILAIYQAAATGQRVDFPLEKDPDLGDWSPGK; translated from the coding sequence ATGGCGTTCGGTTTTGGCATTATCGGCACCGGCATGATCGCGGAATTCCATGCGAAGGCAATCGCAGACATTCCCGACGCCAAACTCGTGGGCTGCTTCAATCGTACCGCTGAAAAGGCTCAGGCCTTCGCCGAGAAGCATGGCATCACCGCGTACGAAGATCTGGACGCCATGCTGGCCAATCCCGACATCCATGTCGTGACCATCGGTACCGCCAGCGGTGCCCACATGGAACCCGCTGTTGCCGCCGCCAAAGCTGGCAAGCATGTCATCATCGAGAAGCCACTCGACGTCACGCTCGCTCGCTGCGATGCCATCATCCAGGCCTGCCAGGAAAACAACGTCAAGCTGGCCACCATCTTCCCCAGCCGCTTCCATGGTCCCGCGACCGAAATGAAGAAGGCGATCGAAGAAGGCCGCTTCGGCACGCTCTCGCTCGGGGATGCCTACGTGAAGTGGTTCCGTACCCAGGCCTATTACGACAGCGGTGCCTGGCGTGGTACCTGGCAGCTCGACGGTGGTGGCGCCCTGATGAATCAGGCCATCCATAGCGTCGATTTGCTGTGCTGGTTGATGGGCGATGTCGAATCGATCACCGCCAACTGCAGCCTGATCGGTCACGAACGCATCGAAGTCGAAGACGTTGCCGTTGCTTCGCTGAAGTTCAAGAATGGTGCCCTCGGCACGATCGAAGCCAGCACGGCTGTTTTCCCAGGCTACCTGAAGCGCATCGAGATTCACGGCACCCAGGGCACGGCCGTGATGGAAGAAGAAGATATCAAGACCTGGGACTTCGCCGAACCAACCGCGGAAGACGAAGCGATCAAGGCCCGTCTCGCCGGCAAGACCGAAACGGGTGGTGGTGCCGCCGACCCGAAGGCGATCGGTCATCATGGTCACCGGGCCCAGTTTGAAGATTTGCTAGCCGCCGTGAAAGAAGATCGCGAACCGGCGATCAACGGACCGGAAGGTCGCCGTTCGGTCGAAGTGATTCTGGCGATCTACCAGGCAGCCGCCACCGGCCAGCGGGTCGATTTCCCCTTGGAAAAAGACCCAGACCTGGGTGACTGGTCGCCGGGCAAATAG
- a CDS encoding polyphosphate kinase 2 family protein has product MDYYKQFLVKPGSKVDLSKFDATAKDLCDDRKKAEKQTDDLREEIQELQYQLYAERKRSLLVCLQGRDAAGKDGTIRHVFQAMNPQGCTVTSFKVPSTVEAEHDFLWRVHKVTPRKGHVAVFNRSHYEEVLVQRVHNMVPEDVWSKRYDQINNFEQLLVANQTHILKFYLHIDPEEQLDRFKKRLESPAKNWKISHADYSERPYWDEYTKAFEDALSKCSTENAPWFIIPGNRKWFRDFVVASILVQALKSFDMKFPEPTVDMDEIRKLYHAEVKKEKNGK; this is encoded by the coding sequence ATGGATTACTACAAGCAGTTCCTGGTCAAGCCAGGCAGCAAAGTCGATCTCAGTAAGTTCGATGCGACGGCGAAAGATCTTTGCGACGACCGCAAGAAGGCGGAGAAGCAAACCGACGACCTGCGCGAAGAGATTCAAGAGCTGCAATATCAACTCTACGCCGAGCGAAAACGTTCGTTACTGGTCTGTTTGCAGGGACGCGATGCCGCCGGCAAGGATGGCACGATTCGTCACGTCTTCCAGGCGATGAACCCTCAAGGTTGCACGGTGACAAGCTTCAAAGTCCCCTCGACCGTCGAGGCCGAGCACGACTTTCTGTGGCGTGTGCATAAGGTGACGCCGCGAAAAGGGCATGTCGCGGTCTTCAATCGTTCGCACTACGAAGAAGTCCTGGTCCAACGTGTCCACAATATGGTGCCAGAAGATGTCTGGTCGAAACGATACGATCAGATCAACAACTTCGAACAGTTGCTGGTCGCCAATCAGACACACATTCTGAAGTTCTATCTGCACATCGATCCGGAAGAACAGCTCGACCGTTTCAAGAAGCGGCTCGAGAGTCCCGCGAAGAACTGGAAGATCAGCCACGCCGACTATTCCGAGCGGCCTTATTGGGACGAGTATACCAAAGCGTTCGAGGATGCCCTCAGCAAGTGCAGCACCGAGAACGCTCCGTGGTTCATCATTCCAGGCAACCGGAAGTGGTTCCGCGATTTCGTCGTGGCCAGCATCCTGGTGCAAGCGCTGAAGTCGTTCGACATGAAGTTCCCAGAGCCAACCGTCGACATGGACGAGATCCGCAAGCTGTACCATGCCGAGGTGAAGAAAGAAAAGAACGGCAAGTAG
- a CDS encoding DUF5690 family protein yields the protein MSWTHGNRGLHDRLERAGTVRTIAFAAVTSFTVYFCMYGFRKPLAVATYAGHDFAGTGVQLKTALVLSQLVGYVASKYIGIKFCSQLKREQLFVATVALIGLAELSLLGFALLPTDWKVVAIFFNGLPLGMVWGLAMRYLEGRRATELLVATLSCSYIFATGVVKDAGKWLLQTWEIDPFWMPFWVGLIFLPPLVISAWLLDALPRPDEKDRIERSERTAMTAGDQWTFLAHFSIGLILLSFIYVMLTAFRDFRDNYAIEILKELNLAEVPGIFTQIEVVSAIVITVTLGGLSLFRHNRHALVATFGIMICGTLLIGTSTMLWHARVINGLSWMILVGLGAYLAYVPYTVLFDRIFAATRATGTSVFAIYLIDSLGYTGSFGVQLYKDLWKGDISRLVFFSGFALTLSVVGLVSLLFSGWYFIREERLARLRLQREADASLGVDFADDASLADDVIAINGLGNHSPADTT from the coding sequence ATGAGTTGGACGCATGGCAACCGTGGCCTCCACGATCGCTTGGAGCGAGCCGGAACAGTCCGCACCATCGCGTTCGCGGCGGTGACTTCGTTCACGGTCTACTTCTGCATGTATGGTTTCCGCAAACCGCTGGCGGTGGCCACCTATGCCGGTCACGACTTCGCCGGAACGGGCGTCCAGCTAAAGACCGCGTTGGTTCTTAGCCAGTTGGTCGGTTACGTCGCCTCGAAGTACATCGGCATCAAGTTCTGCTCGCAGTTAAAGCGCGAACAACTCTTTGTGGCGACGGTCGCGCTGATTGGCCTGGCCGAGTTGTCGCTATTGGGTTTTGCCTTGCTGCCGACCGACTGGAAAGTGGTGGCGATCTTTTTCAATGGCTTGCCCCTGGGGATGGTCTGGGGGCTGGCGATGCGCTACCTGGAAGGTCGCCGAGCCACGGAACTGTTGGTCGCGACGCTTAGCTGCTCGTATATCTTCGCCACCGGCGTGGTAAAAGACGCCGGCAAGTGGCTGCTGCAAACCTGGGAGATCGATCCGTTTTGGATGCCGTTCTGGGTGGGGCTTATCTTTCTGCCGCCGTTGGTGATCTCGGCCTGGCTGTTGGATGCGCTTCCGCGACCGGACGAGAAAGACCGGATCGAACGATCGGAACGCACCGCCATGACCGCCGGCGACCAGTGGACCTTTCTCGCCCACTTCTCGATCGGGTTGATCCTGCTCAGTTTTATCTACGTGATGCTGACCGCGTTTCGCGACTTCCGAGATAACTACGCGATCGAGATCTTGAAAGAGCTGAACCTGGCGGAAGTGCCAGGCATCTTCACGCAGATTGAAGTGGTCAGTGCGATCGTGATCACGGTGACCCTCGGCGGGCTCAGCCTCTTCCGGCACAATCGCCATGCACTGGTCGCAACGTTTGGAATCATGATTTGCGGTACGCTGCTGATCGGAACCAGCACCATGCTGTGGCATGCGCGGGTCATCAATGGTTTGAGCTGGATGATCCTCGTGGGGCTCGGGGCATACCTGGCCTACGTGCCGTATACCGTGCTGTTCGATCGGATCTTCGCCGCCACGCGGGCCACCGGTACTTCGGTCTTCGCGATCTACCTGATCGATTCGCTCGGCTACACCGGTTCTTTTGGGGTGCAGCTTTACAAAGATCTTTGGAAAGGTGACATCTCGCGGCTGGTGTTCTTTTCTGGCTTCGCGCTGACGTTGTCGGTCGTGGGGCTGGTGTCGCTGCTATTCAGTGGCTGGTACTTTATCCGAGAAGAACGCCTCGCGCGGCTGCGGTTACAGCGAGAAGCAGATGCTTCACTCGGCGTCGATTTCGCCGACGATGCTTCACTGGCTGATGACGTCATCGCAATAAACGGATTGGGAAATCACTCGCCAGCGGATACAACTTAA
- a CDS encoding DNA-binding transcriptional regulator, which translates to MKNVIVLIETSTGWGSGMVRGIGTYLDECGEPWNVFLEPRGKFEPLRIPKGWQGDGVIARVNNEELAQDILAAGIPCVNVSWYDFGPGVIARCTLDEEESGRLAARYYLEKKYTHFAYCGSHWRPTFYDDLFGRAYAQYLQSAGFECHIHAASGMSPEQPWIEQIRLLGDWLLTLPKPCAILAIDTQTSRQLIEAAKYVGLGVPDAVAVLAGEYDELASGITRPKLSMLDNAAQSVGYQAAHLLDRILHGEADGSEVVTISPTRVISEQSTDWTVLPDERLVAALRFLRDNFHRPIQVTDLAEHAGTSRRLLEQLFDRYLDVSPSKQIMMVRLDMAKQLLDRSVLPIADIAARCGFDSPEVMCRAFRREIAMAPSEYRRSRRSQ; encoded by the coding sequence ATGAAAAACGTGATTGTCTTGATCGAGACTTCGACCGGCTGGGGCTCTGGTATGGTGCGCGGGATCGGCACGTATCTCGATGAATGCGGCGAGCCCTGGAATGTCTTTCTCGAGCCACGCGGAAAGTTCGAGCCACTGCGGATTCCAAAAGGTTGGCAAGGAGATGGAGTGATCGCTCGTGTCAACAACGAGGAGCTCGCCCAGGACATCCTCGCTGCTGGCATCCCCTGCGTGAACGTTTCGTGGTACGACTTCGGCCCTGGTGTGATCGCGCGATGTACCCTCGATGAAGAAGAGAGCGGTCGACTGGCAGCGAGGTATTACCTGGAGAAGAAGTACACCCACTTTGCCTACTGCGGTTCGCACTGGCGACCGACTTTCTACGACGACCTCTTCGGCAGAGCCTATGCCCAGTATTTGCAGTCGGCGGGCTTCGAATGCCATATCCATGCAGCGAGTGGCATGAGTCCAGAGCAACCCTGGATCGAACAGATTCGTCTGTTGGGGGATTGGCTGCTCACCCTACCGAAGCCCTGTGCGATCTTGGCGATCGATACACAGACGTCGCGGCAGTTGATTGAAGCTGCCAAGTACGTCGGGCTGGGCGTACCCGATGCCGTGGCCGTGCTGGCGGGGGAGTACGATGAACTCGCTAGTGGGATTACCCGTCCGAAGCTTTCGATGCTGGACAACGCCGCCCAGAGTGTGGGGTATCAAGCAGCTCACCTGCTCGATCGAATTCTACACGGCGAAGCGGACGGCAGCGAAGTGGTGACGATCTCTCCGACGCGGGTCATTTCCGAACAATCGACCGATTGGACCGTGTTGCCGGACGAACGACTGGTGGCGGCCCTGCGATTTCTGCGAGACAACTTTCACCGACCGATCCAGGTGACCGACCTGGCCGAGCACGCCGGCACCTCGCGAAGGCTGCTCGAGCAACTGTTCGATCGGTATCTCGACGTTTCGCCGAGCAAGCAGATCATGATGGTGCGGCTCGACATGGCGAAGCAGCTACTCGATCGATCGGTGTTGCCGATCGCCGACATCGCGGCCCGCTGCGGATTCGATTCGCCGGAAGTGATGTGCCGGGCCTTTCGTCGCGAGATCGCGATGGCGCCATCCGAATATCGCCGCAGCAGGCGATCTCAATGA
- a CDS encoding DUF1559 domain-containing protein, translated as MTRPTRRGFTLVELLVVIAIIGVLIALLLPAVQQAREAARRMQCTNNLKQITLASHIYHDVHQTTPLHMHRAAHDFSGSKGNSGNLSWYYGILPSVEQSAAQDRIPSETSGAGFSWDGVVDGSTPLGQIARIRVDTFLCPSESVVNAVSEVQGQLGNFSYVANAGPPRQLSLPRAGTSSTSRGYISHSRMTDGTPGAGNCQGTWLAGSNHIVSFKDLTDGLSNTAAFSESLVNDGSGNHQDKRRNLYYTGSGIIQSPGSNIADVVTNGLANASNWQSWSQYKGLTWIYSSSWEKHLYNHVFPPNTISIPSYNTAWFQCSEADGAITPSSNHPGGVQVSLADGSVRFIPDTINIETWWALGSSSSGDVSGEF; from the coding sequence ATGACCCGTCCGACACGTCGCGGATTCACGCTGGTGGAGTTGTTGGTGGTGATCGCCATTATCGGAGTGCTGATCGCGCTGCTGCTGCCGGCCGTGCAGCAAGCGCGCGAAGCGGCCCGCCGCATGCAGTGCACGAACAACCTGAAACAGATCACGCTGGCCAGCCATATCTATCACGATGTGCACCAGACCACGCCGCTCCATATGCATCGCGCCGCGCACGACTTCTCGGGCTCGAAGGGAAACAGTGGAAACTTGTCTTGGTACTACGGTATTCTGCCGAGCGTCGAACAGTCGGCCGCGCAAGATCGCATTCCTTCGGAAACGAGCGGGGCTGGCTTTTCGTGGGATGGAGTCGTCGATGGTAGCACGCCTCTCGGTCAAATCGCCCGCATCCGCGTCGATACGTTTCTTTGTCCTAGCGAAAGTGTCGTCAACGCAGTGTCTGAGGTTCAGGGGCAACTCGGAAACTTCAGCTACGTCGCCAATGCGGGTCCGCCACGTCAGCTCAGCTTGCCTCGCGCTGGCACCAGCAGCACGTCGCGGGGTTACATTTCGCATTCGCGGATGACCGATGGAACTCCCGGTGCTGGCAATTGCCAGGGAACCTGGTTGGCCGGATCGAATCACATCGTTTCGTTCAAAGACCTGACCGATGGTCTGTCGAACACGGCGGCGTTCAGCGAATCGCTGGTGAACGATGGCAGCGGCAACCATCAAGATAAACGCCGCAATCTTTATTACACCGGCTCGGGCATCATTCAGTCGCCTGGCTCGAACATTGCTGACGTTGTCACCAACGGCCTGGCAAACGCGAGCAACTGGCAAAGCTGGAGCCAGTACAAAGGGCTGACTTGGATCTATAGCAGTTCGTGGGAAAAGCATCTGTACAACCATGTGTTCCCACCCAATACGATCTCGATTCCTTCGTACAACACGGCCTGGTTCCAGTGCAGCGAAGCGGATGGAGCGATCACCCCTTCGTCGAACCATCCTGGCGGAGTGCAGGTATCGCTCGCCGACGGTTCGGTGCGATTCATCCCTGATACGATCAACATCGAAACCTGGTGGGCGTTGGGCTCTTCCAGCAGTGGCGATGTCAGCGGCGAGTTCTAA
- a CDS encoding Fur family transcriptional regulator, producing the protein MPSKRKSGFSMDAAKALLRSVSLRCTAARIAVVQTLANHQTPLSPTEVADELAEFGFDKSTIYRSLTELGEAGIVARLDLGDAVRRFELLPQGAEGKSEHPHFMCIDCGKVICLSGFQIDLVPKDKSQKPPGQLDEVLVKGHCNACLKA; encoded by the coding sequence ATGCCCAGTAAACGCAAATCTGGATTCTCGATGGATGCCGCCAAGGCTCTGCTGCGGTCGGTTAGCCTGCGCTGCACGGCAGCTCGAATCGCCGTAGTGCAAACGCTGGCCAATCATCAGACTCCCCTGAGTCCGACCGAAGTGGCCGACGAACTGGCCGAGTTCGGTTTCGACAAGTCGACCATTTACCGGTCGCTGACTGAACTGGGAGAAGCAGGCATCGTGGCACGGCTTGATCTGGGAGATGCCGTGCGCCGCTTTGAACTGTTGCCGCAAGGTGCCGAAGGGAAGTCAGAGCATCCACACTTCATGTGCATCGATTGCGGTAAGGTGATCTGCCTATCTGGTTTTCAGATCGACCTGGTGCCGAAGGACAAGTCGCAGAAGCCCCCTGGCCAATTGGATGAAGTCCTGGTCAAGGGGCACTGCAACGCTTGCCTGAAAGCCTAG
- a CDS encoding lactate dehydrogenase, producing the protein MKVSIVGVGKVGVTVGYSIVSHGLASELVLVGRNQQRLRGEALDLQHAAALHPGRITVRGGDLEATRNSAVIVLSLAESADKGGHAMDRIASAAPNARLFQEVVPQLARLSPDAILLVMTNPVDVLTYATLKLSGFDPKRVLGTGTLIDSARFRSLLSAHYEINSDDIRAYVLGEHGESQFPVLSAVYAGGWHMGKDPVVKNAFEQTLTAAPEVFVAKGYTNFAVASAASMILQAIRDDSHRTMPVSTLVDGYYGIEDVCLSLPAVIGREGVAQVLSIALNAEEQQQLHRSANHLLDVNQKLSDVWNKPAG; encoded by the coding sequence ATGAAGGTTTCGATCGTTGGGGTAGGGAAGGTCGGCGTTACCGTTGGCTATTCGATTGTTTCGCATGGTCTGGCCAGCGAACTGGTCCTGGTCGGTCGCAATCAGCAGCGGCTGCGAGGCGAAGCCCTCGATCTGCAGCATGCCGCGGCGCTTCACCCGGGACGCATCACCGTGCGCGGCGGCGACCTGGAAGCGACCCGCAATTCGGCGGTGATTGTCCTCTCGTTGGCCGAATCGGCCGATAAAGGGGGCCATGCGATGGACCGGATCGCGTCGGCCGCACCTAATGCTCGGCTGTTCCAAGAGGTGGTGCCCCAATTGGCACGCCTTAGCCCCGACGCCATCTTGCTGGTGATGACCAACCCGGTCGACGTGCTGACCTACGCTACGCTGAAACTCTCCGGCTTCGATCCGAAACGCGTTCTGGGGACCGGTACCCTGATCGATAGCGCTCGTTTCCGTTCGCTGCTTTCCGCCCACTACGAGATCAACTCAGATGACATCCGGGCCTATGTCTTGGGCGAGCATGGCGAATCGCAGTTCCCGGTGCTTAGCGCTGTTTACGCAGGCGGATGGCACATGGGGAAAGATCCGGTCGTGAAAAACGCATTCGAACAAACACTGACCGCCGCCCCGGAAGTGTTCGTTGCCAAGGGGTACACCAACTTCGCCGTGGCGAGTGCGGCATCGATGATTTTGCAGGCGATTCGCGACGATTCGCATCGCACGATGCCGGTGTCGACACTGGTCGATGGCTACTACGGAATCGAAGACGTTTGCCTCTCTTTACCGGCAGTTATTGGCCGCGAAGGGGTCGCCCAGGTACTGAGCATCGCGTTGAACGCCGAAGAGCAACAACAACTTCATCGTTCCGCCAACCATCTGTTAGACGTCAATCAGAAGCTGTCGGACGTGTGGAACAAACCTGCCGGCTAA